Proteins encoded in a region of the Perognathus longimembris pacificus isolate PPM17 chromosome 11, ASM2315922v1, whole genome shotgun sequence genome:
- the Dusp23 gene encoding dual specificity protein phosphatase 23, whose amino-acid sequence MGAQPPNFSWVLPGRLAGMALPRLPAHYQFLQAQGVRHLVSLTEHGPPHGDQCPELTLHRLRVPDFCPPDPRQIDRFVQIVDQANARGEAVAVHCALGLGRTGTMLACYLAKDLGLTAGDAIMEIRRLRPGSIETHEQEKAVFQFYQRTK is encoded by the exons ATGGGCgcacagccccccaacttctcctGGGTGCTCCCGGGCCGGCTGGCGGGGATGGCGCTGCCGCGGCTCCCCGCCCACTACCAGTTCCTGCAGGCGCAGGGCGTGCGGCACTTGGTGTCGCTGACGGAGCACGGGCCCCCGCATGGCGACCAGTGTCCCGAGCTCACCCTCCACCGCCTGCGCGTCCCCGACTTCTGCCCGCCCGACCCCCGCCAGATCGACCGCTTCGTGCAGATCGTGGACCAGGCCAACGCGCGGGGAGAG GCCGTGGCAGTGCACTGTGCCCTGGGCTTGGGTCGTACTGGCACCATGCTGGCCTGTTACCTGGCGAAGGACCTGGGCTTGACTGCAGGAGACGCCATCATGGAGATTCGTCGCCTGCGACCTGGCTCCATAGAGACCCACGAACAAGAGAAAGCAGTCTTCCAGTTCTACCAGCGAACAAAATAA